ATTGAGGATTGGCTGCCATCTTCATCACAATGGAAAGTTATCCTTTTTGTGATATATACTGTATGGATAGGAAAGGAGTTGTAGTTATTTTGAAAAAAGGATTTATCGGGGCCGGAATAGTTATTGCTGTGCTTGTTGTTTTTGGCCTAATGCTGATGGGAAGTTACAATGGTTTTGTTAATTCAGAGGAAAACGTGAATCAGTCATATGCGCAAATTGAAAATCAGCTACAGAGAAGGCTAGATTTGATTCCAAATTTAGTGAATACCGTGAAGGGCTATGCTTCGCATGAAAAAGAAGTAATTGCCTCGATTTCAGATGCGCGGGCAAGACTTGCTGGGGCAAAAACCCCACAGGAACAAGCAACTGCTAACACAGAACTAACTGGAGCTTTAAGTCGTTTGCTTGTAGTCGTTGAAAATTACCCAAATCTTAAAGCGGATCAGCAATTTACGCAGTTGATGGATGAACTTGCCGGGACAGAAAATAGAATCTCAGTTGCTCGAAAAGATTACAATGATCAGGTCGCTATTTTTAACAAAAAAGTAAAAAGATTTCCTGGAGCTATTATTGCAAACATGACCGGGTTTGATCAAAAAGAGTATTTTAAAGCGGAACCTAAAGCAGGGGAAGCACCAAAGGTTGACTTTGGAGGAAATGGATAATGAAGGCGAGAAGAGTCTTCAGCTCTCTATTGGTGTTTTTCACCTTATTACTGTTGGCTGGAAACGCACTTGCTAAAGATGTTCAAATTCCAGCACCAGTTGGAGACATTTATGTTCAGGATTTTGCCCATGTTTTAAATGATAATGAAAAAGCAGAATTATTAAATTTAGGTAGAAGCGTTGAAGATCAAACAACAGCGCAAGTAGCTGTTTTAACAGTCGCTACTATTGGAGACCGGACAATAGAAGATTTTGCGAATGAAGCGTTTCGACAATACGGAATCGGCAATAAAAAGGAAAACAACGGGGTATTGCTTGTTTTAGCCATGAAAGAACACAAAGTGAGAATCGAAGTGGGATATGGGCTTGAGGGCAGAATTCCGGATGGTAAAGCTGGCAGAATTCTTGATGACTATGCCATTCCCAATCTGAAAAACCAACAGCCGAACATTGCCATTATCGAAACCTATAAAGTATTGGCAAACGAGGTCCTTGCTGAATATGGAAAGAAAGGACAACAGACTCCTCAGCCATCATCGCAGGGTGAAAAGCAGGGGAGCAGCATTCCAGCCTGGCTAATTATCATTATTGTGGTTGTAGTTGTAGCCCTGGATTTTAAGTTTTTTGGAGGCACCCTTACCTATTTGCTAATTTCCATTTTGTTACGTGGTGGCAGAGGTGGAGGAGGCGGTGGTTCGAAAGGTGGAGGCGGCGGTTCTTCAGGTGGGGGCGGAGCGGGGAGAGGCTGGTAGTTTAATGTTCTTTCTTATAAATCGCATCCTAGAAAAAGGTAACCACCAAGGATTGCTGGAAACACCTAAGTTCCGTTTTTGTAGAGAAACAACGTAAATAGCATATTAATTGAAGGCTGTTTTCGCATAGATTGTTGTTTTTCGTACCTAGTCTAAAAACCCGAAATAACAACAGTATCGTGCTCTTTTCTTAAAAACTTCCTACGGTTTTCATCGGTAAACTGGAATCCCATTCTAATTTAGCTTCAACTAGCAACAAAGTTTAAGAAAAGAGCCTAATTGAAAGACCAAATCCAATTCTCTTATGGGTTTGGTCTTTTTTAAGTAATGCTATTTCCTTATTCCTTTTAAGAAAGAAAATTTTGTACTATTCCGTAATGCTTTGTTTGAGAAATTCCATTCAAACATGATCACTTATTTAATTTTTATGTTTTTAATGTTTTAAATACTCGAAATAGTAAATATTTGTTGTAATATTTCTACACGCCTATATAATTAACAGTGAAAAAGCACTAGATAATTAATAGGAAAGACGGGTCGATTATTTATGATTTCTCTGGAAGAAACGTTAACAACAAGCCCTAAGCTTATTGAAATATTAAATAACATTGAAATATTTAATCAATCAATACCTGAAGATTCATGTATAGCCATTTTCGATACTGAGAAAGTAATAGGTTATTTACATGGTGACCAAATTGATTTAAAGCTGCAAGTAGGAACACCCATTGAAGATTTCAAAGGGACTGTAACTTATAAGGTATTAGAAGTTGGAAGAACGCTTCGTGAAGAACGTGATGCTGAGAAATTCGGGGTTTCATATACAGCAATTGCAATACCACTTTTTGAAAATGGAAAAATAGTTGGTGTATTTACAAGTGTTGTTTCAAATGAAAAAAGTGAAATCTTACAAAAAGGTGGAGTAGAATTATCAGCAATGGTTCAGGAAATGTCAGCGACAACTGAACAGGTTACACAAGCTTCAAATGATGTAGCAAGTAGTATTCAAGAAATTAGCGCACAAACAGAAGAATTGAATGGAAACATCCAAAATATTGATTCTATCCTAAAATTCATTCAAGATATTGCATCAATGTCTCATTTATTAGGTTTAAATGCAGCGATTGAAGCAGCAAGAGCAGGAGAAAATGGAAAGGGTTTTTCTGTTGTAGCTTCTGAAATCAGAAAGATGGGCGACCAAAGCAAGAATGCAGTTAATGACATTCAAGAAAGAATTGATTTAC
The Neobacillus sp. PS3-40 genome window above contains:
- a CDS encoding LemA family protein, producing the protein MDRKGVVVILKKGFIGAGIVIAVLVVFGLMLMGSYNGFVNSEENVNQSYAQIENQLQRRLDLIPNLVNTVKGYASHEKEVIASISDARARLAGAKTPQEQATANTELTGALSRLLVVVENYPNLKADQQFTQLMDELAGTENRISVARKDYNDQVAIFNKKVKRFPGAIIANMTGFDQKEYFKAEPKAGEAPKVDFGGNG
- a CDS encoding TPM domain-containing protein; the protein is MKARRVFSSLLVFFTLLLLAGNALAKDVQIPAPVGDIYVQDFAHVLNDNEKAELLNLGRSVEDQTTAQVAVLTVATIGDRTIEDFANEAFRQYGIGNKKENNGVLLVLAMKEHKVRIEVGYGLEGRIPDGKAGRILDDYAIPNLKNQQPNIAIIETYKVLANEVLAEYGKKGQQTPQPSSQGEKQGSSIPAWLIIIIVVVVVALDFKFFGGTLTYLLISILLRGGRGGGGGGSKGGGGGSSGGGGAGRGW
- a CDS encoding methyl-accepting chemotaxis protein encodes the protein MISLEETLTTSPKLIEILNNIEIFNQSIPEDSCIAIFDTEKVIGYLHGDQIDLKLQVGTPIEDFKGTVTYKVLEVGRTLREERDAEKFGVSYTAIAIPLFENGKIVGVFTSVVSNEKSEILQKGGVELSAMVQEMSATTEQVTQASNDVASSIQEISAQTEELNGNIQNIDSILKFIQDIASMSHLLGLNAAIEAARAGENGKGFSVVASEIRKMGDQSKNAVNDIQERIDLLTNTIKQINHSIHQIASFTEEHSASMEELNTTFEQISLTTEKFMNVAILEA